From a region of the Methanolobus tindarius DSM 2278 genome:
- the ilvD gene encoding dihydroxy-acid dehydratase produces MRSDKTKKGLERAPHRSLLKATGVTDSEMKKPFIAVVNSRNELIPGHIHLDKVAEAVKAGIRSAGGVPFEFHTIGICDGIAMGHEGMKYSLPSREAIEDSIELVLQGHQLDGMVMITACDKITPGHLMAAGSLDIPAIVVTGGPMIPGYVDDEPRDLISVFEGVGECQSEKVSDEKLKLLEDCSCSGAGSCAGMYTANTMACMTEALGMSLPGCGTAHAADAKKIRLAKESGERIVSMVNEGLNPRSVVTMKSFENAIMVDMAIGGSTNTTLHLPAIAHAFGLELSLDVFDRLSKSTPHLISLKPGGENYMLDFERAGGVQAIMSRLQSSLNLDEKTVNGKTVGDNLSELIIVNPKLNARIMGTMESPIHEEGGIAVLKGSLAPDGSVVKQAAVDPKMLKHSGPARVFDSEEDAMAAILAKKIVAGDVVVIRYEGPKGGPGMREMLSPTSAIAGMGLIDKVALVTDGRFSGGTRGPCIGHISPEAQEGGPIGLVKEGDIIEIDIPARKLDLKVSEEELAERRKTFVPLEKKVTGYLARYRKFVSSANKGAIIE; encoded by the coding sequence ATGAGAAGTGACAAGACAAAGAAAGGACTCGAACGCGCGCCTCACCGTTCTCTTTTGAAGGCAACCGGTGTAACAGATTCTGAAATGAAAAAGCCGTTCATTGCAGTTGTAAACTCCAGGAATGAACTCATCCCCGGTCATATTCATCTTGACAAAGTTGCAGAGGCCGTAAAGGCAGGTATCAGAAGTGCCGGTGGTGTCCCATTTGAATTCCATACTATAGGTATTTGTGATGGAATTGCCATGGGTCACGAAGGAATGAAATATTCCCTTCCAAGCCGTGAGGCAATCGAAGATTCCATAGAGCTTGTCCTTCAGGGTCACCAGCTTGATGGAATGGTTATGATAACAGCATGTGACAAGATTACTCCCGGTCACCTTATGGCAGCAGGAAGCCTTGACATTCCTGCAATTGTGGTTACAGGCGGTCCAATGATTCCGGGTTATGTTGATGATGAGCCAAGGGATCTCATATCTGTATTTGAAGGAGTTGGAGAATGCCAGTCCGAAAAAGTATCCGATGAAAAGTTGAAGCTCCTCGAAGACTGTTCATGCAGTGGTGCCGGTTCATGTGCCGGAATGTACACTGCAAACACCATGGCATGTATGACAGAGGCACTTGGTATGAGTCTTCCAGGGTGTGGAACTGCCCATGCAGCAGATGCTAAGAAAATAAGGCTTGCAAAAGAATCAGGTGAAAGGATTGTTTCAATGGTCAATGAAGGTCTTAATCCTCGTAGCGTTGTCACCATGAAGTCATTTGAAAATGCCATAATGGTAGATATGGCAATCGGTGGCAGTACTAATACTACACTTCACCTTCCTGCAATTGCCCATGCCTTTGGACTTGAGCTTAGCCTTGATGTATTTGACAGGCTCAGTAAAAGCACTCCTCATCTTATCTCTCTCAAACCTGGCGGAGAAAATTACATGCTTGACTTTGAAAGGGCAGGCGGTGTCCAGGCAATCATGTCCAGGCTCCAGTCCAGTCTTAACCTTGATGAAAAAACAGTTAATGGTAAGACTGTTGGGGATAACCTATCAGAGCTTATCATTGTAAATCCGAAACTCAATGCAAGAATTATGGGTACGATGGAATCTCCTATACATGAAGAAGGTGGAATTGCAGTACTTAAAGGAAGTCTTGCTCCGGATGGTTCAGTTGTAAAACAAGCAGCAGTCGATCCTAAGATGCTGAAACACAGCGGTCCTGCAAGGGTATTTGACAGTGAGGAAGATGCAATGGCTGCAATCCTTGCCAAGAAGATTGTTGCCGGTGATGTTGTTGTTATACGCTATGAAGGTCCAAAAGGTGGTCCTGGAATGCGTGAGATGCTATCTCCAACATCAGCTATTGCCGGAATGGGTCTTATCGATAAAGTTGCTCTTGTTACAGATGGTCGTTTCTCCGGTGGAACCCGGGGTCCATGTATCGGTCACATCTCTCCTGAAGCACAGGAAGGCGGTCCCATTGGTCTTGTAAAAGAAGGCGATATAATCGAGATAGACATTCCTGCAAGAAAACTTGACCTGAAGGTATCTGAAGAAGAGCTTGCAGAGCGCAGGAAAACTTTTGTCCCGTTGGAAAAGAAGGTTACCGGTTACCTTGCAAGGTACAGAAAATTTGTAAGTTCCGCGAACAAGGGTGCTATTATCGAATAG